The following nucleotide sequence is from Triticum dicoccoides isolate Atlit2015 ecotype Zavitan chromosome 7B, WEW_v2.0, whole genome shotgun sequence.
AATGACAGTGACAACAATAATATATAATTTGGTTAAATTGAATGGAATCTTATATTTTTACAATTTCTCTGTCTAGGCACGAATCAAGACGGCGTTGGGGCAAAGGCAAAATCTATGTTCCTCATCTCAATCTAGGAAAATGTATGCTGAGTTTGATTCACTGATAGTGAGTCTGCATTTTGCTACTATGATGCACATAGCACGGAAGATTGGGACATGAATTTCAGATACCAGGTCGCAGGAGTCGTGCACCTGTAGGAGACGGGAGACTGGCAGTGGGCAGGCGCGGCCATGACAATCGTCCTCGGTGGCAGCCTGCCATCCGTAGCGGTTCTAGCTCGGTGCTCGATGGCCGTCCTCGGTGGCAGCCTGCCATCCGTAGCGGTTCTAGCTCGGTGCTCGATGGCCGTCCTCGGTGGCAGTTCCCggagtcctcgacggcagcgccagtagacctcaagcagatcctgCCGCTCGCCCCGCACGGTGTTGTGCTCACGACACGCCGGCGCGCCGCTCCGTGCCTTCTTTTTGCGTCGGCATAACGCCGCCGCAAGGCCGATTCCCATGCGTGGCCCTGATCTGACCGCCACGGCCCCGCATGGCAATCAGGCCTCACCGGCGCGCGGATCCGGCCGTTGCCTTCCCTGCTGCGCGTCACCTCCCGCCAGACGCTACATCCGCCTACAGAGTCGTATGCCGCCGCTTCCCCTGGCCCTCTCCCCTGTGGTGGCCGCGCTGGCGACCAGAGAGAGCACCACCGCGCCTCCCCTTGTCTCCCGCTGGTGGCTGCACTCCTTCCCGGCTCCGGCTTCCAGCGCACGCCCCTCCGGGCCGATACGGCGAAGAGCGCGCCGACGAGGGCGTTGTACGGGCGGCGGGGAGAGCCCCCGGGAGGGTGTTGCGGGGGCAGTTCGTGCGAGGATTGAGGATTGGGGGCGAAGGGGGATGATGATGAGGCTGCTGCGGCCGGGGACGAGATAGGGAGGCAGAGGCGGAGGGCCGGGGCGGTGGTGGTAGTACTACTAAGGCCTTGTACAACGCTGATGCTTGTGCACCGGTGCTAGCTGCATGACGCCTCGAAAATTTCTTTAATCCTCAACGCGTAGTGCTTGGtatggggtgctagctgggccctttttctgttttttgcctgcCGATGGAGGCACTGAGTAGAGGCATCGTGACTTGAAGGAGCGGTTATTTGCCGCCTGGCACCGGAAGCAAAACTTTGCTTCTGCCACCCGTTCTAAGCACCTGTGTAATCAATTCTTAGGAAAAAAATCGGGTTTTTTTGTGAGGCACCTGTGTAAGCACCCACCGTTGTACGGggcctaaggccttgtacaatgggagatgcttaAAGGGGTGCTTAAAAAAATAAACCGAAATTTTCTGAAGCACcagtgcctatttctacaggagagacgcttagttaagcgtctaccctgtacaaataagcaccagtGCTTAAgaaaaatttgatttatttatctAAGCACCTCCTCTAAGCACCTTCCATTGTATAaggcctaagggcatctccaatgcccgGCGCTTAGCGCGGGCGTCAGGATTAGAAACCTGGCTAATTGGCAGTTGACGCCCTGAATCCCAGTGTCAGACGTAGCTTCGGCGCAAGGCTTGGCAGCGAGCGCCCGATTAATTTTCTTTCCATCCGAAGCGCCCGGCTAGTTTAATTTAGCCCACAGAATTAGCACCTGTCATTGTAACCTCAGGCGCTTAGGTATTTTTTTATGATAtaaaatttatttattttctctatTAGCGCCTGCACAAGCgtccaccattgtacatgccctaaaagCGTATGCGGCAGCATCGCGTCTCTTGTCGGCTCGCGGAAGGAGATGCGTGAGATGCCGCCCGTGGCGGCGTGGCGTGGGGAGTGCGCTGGAGAGGTGGGGGTTGGAACCGCTGGATCAGGGCGGGCGAGGGAGGGCAGGCGGTGGCAAAGGGTGTAATTTAGTAAACAAATTGTGTTTAGCGTTAAACATTGCAGCGTTCCGGAGCGTAAGATAATAGCATTGGACGGATCAAATGAATTGGTTCTTCGCCCTTTCGTGCTTTATACGGATAGTAGATGAGCGCATAACTATTTTTGGGAATTGTGGCAGCAACTCAGTTGACGAACGTGGACGTTGCAGGGTACGTGGGTCTGGTGGCAGTCCCACAGTCATGGCACACAGCTAGACATGTTCACGAAAGCAACCCATCGGCTGGTGTTGTTCACCGTTCTTCAGCGATTAGTTAGCTACTTCTCTACTTGGAGTTAGTAACTGTTCGAGGAAGAAACACGCATGTAGCTACTGTTTGTGTTTTGACCGGAGCGCAATACCCTGGTACGGACAAATTAAGCTATGTGTGATAGATCGATGTGTGTGTCTTCTGCCTGCTTCATGCGGTTTGATTAGAAAATACGTTCCGCTAGCTGCCCGTCATGCATTGCGG
It contains:
- the LOC119339163 gene encoding uncharacterized protein LOC119339163 — protein: MPLGLIQWKHRCTSISVVQGLSSTTTTAPALRLCLPISSPAAAASSSSPFAPNPQSSHELPPQHPPGGSPRRPYNALVGALFAVSARRGVRWKPEPGRSAATSGRQGEARWCSLWSPARPPQGRGPGEAAAYDSVGGCSVWREVTRSREGNGRIRAPVRPDCHAGPWRSDQGHAWESALRRRYADAKRRHGAARRRVVSTTPCGASGRICLRSTGAAVEDSGNCHRGRPSSTELEPLRMAGCHRGRPSSTELEPLRMAGCHRGRLSWPRLPTASLPSPTVPSDLSMKHEMYR